Proteins from a genomic interval of Ndongobacter massiliensis:
- the rd gene encoding rubredoxin: MKKYECTACGYIYDPALGDPDNGIAPGTAFEDLPEDWVCPMCGVGKDEFEPVAE; this comes from the coding sequence ATGAAAAAATATGAATGCACCGCATGCGGGTACATTTACGATCCGGCCTTAGGGGATCCGGACAACGGAATTGCTCCGGGAACGGCTTTTGAAGATCTGCCGGAGGATTGGGTATGCCCGATGTGTGGCGTGGGTAAAGACGAGTTCGAGCCGGTGGCAGAGTAA
- a CDS encoding TVP38/TMEM64 family protein, protein MTMLTPDPKKSSESLSARLKHEREADLHREPGRIATHLRLSKEQTMRIRKWMQWLSVLGIMLFLIAGVWAFSKGYLTDRERLQALMREAGPWAPVLFLLLQVIQCVIPIIPGGVTLVMGVWLFGPVLGFVYNYIGILLGESAAFGLARRYGIHLVRAVVSDSSYNKYSQWLDRNQKKFNGFFAFAMLFPFMPDDLICMFAGLSKMRFRFFLGTLLWAKIPSILAYTFFLDSTMDWLFRFLGAR, encoded by the coding sequence ATGACCATGCTGACGCCTGATCCCAAAAAATCTTCCGAGTCACTTTCTGCCCGGCTCAAACACGAGCGGGAGGCCGATCTCCACCGCGAACCGGGGCGCATTGCGACACATTTGCGCCTGTCAAAAGAGCAGACCATGCGCATCCGAAAATGGATGCAATGGCTGAGTGTCCTCGGCATCATGTTGTTCCTGATTGCCGGCGTTTGGGCCTTCTCCAAGGGATACCTGACGGACCGCGAACGCCTGCAGGCACTCATGCGCGAAGCCGGACCTTGGGCGCCTGTGCTTTTTCTGCTCCTGCAGGTCATTCAATGCGTAATCCCGATCATTCCGGGTGGTGTGACGCTTGTCATGGGTGTTTGGCTCTTCGGGCCCGTCCTCGGCTTTGTCTACAACTACATCGGCATTCTGCTCGGGGAATCCGCCGCCTTCGGTCTGGCGCGCCGCTACGGCATACACCTTGTCCGCGCCGTGGTTTCCGACAGCAGCTATAACAAATACAGCCAATGGTTGGACCGCAATCAGAAAAAATTCAACGGTTTTTTCGCCTTTGCCATGCTCTTCCCCTTTATGCCCGATGATCTGATCTGTATGTTTGCCGGGCTTTCCAAGATGCGCTTTCGCTTCTTTCTCGGCACCCTGCTCTGGGCAAAAATCCCCTCCATCCTCGCCTACACTTTCTTTCTGGATTCGACTATGGATTGGCTTTTTCGCTTTCTCGGAGCACGGTAG
- a CDS encoding ATP-binding protein — protein MKRKQRKEETLAYLFSGSVPSEITNVCALVSRLVDELRPRLQAECLGVLRLVLSELMINSCEHGNANDRKKGVFLDLAITDDYIDIIVTDEGAGFSYDAGAYDPANLSCSGRGLKIVAGLCDALEVQNARVHCRVRRGGATRR, from the coding sequence ATGAAAAGAAAACAGAGAAAGGAGGAGACCTTGGCGTATTTATTTTCCGGGAGCGTGCCCAGTGAAATTACCAATGTCTGCGCGCTGGTATCCCGTCTGGTCGATGAGCTGCGTCCGCGCCTGCAGGCGGAGTGTCTCGGGGTGTTACGCCTCGTGCTCAGCGAACTGATGATTAACAGCTGTGAGCACGGGAATGCGAATGATCGTAAAAAAGGGGTATTTCTTGACTTGGCGATTACGGACGATTATATCGACATCATTGTAACCGATGAAGGCGCCGGGTTCTCCTATGACGCCGGCGCGTATGACCCGGCGAACTTGTCTTGTTCAGGGCGTGGACTGAAGATCGTAGCAGGACTGTGTGATGCCCTGGAAGTGCAGAATGCGCGCGTACACTGCCGCGTGCGGCGCGGCGGAGCGACGCGCCGGTAA
- the typA gene encoding translational GTPase TypA, with translation MIREDIRNIAIIAHVDHGKTTLVDGLLRTSGTFRANQEVRERVMDSNDIERERGITILSKNTAITYRGTKINIIDTPGHADFGGEVERVLKMSDGVILVVDAFEGPMPQTKFVLRKAVDLALPAIVCINKIDRPDARVAEVQEEVLDLFVSLDAPIEYLDSPFVYASAKNGWASESPDEPGTDMHPLLDVILRAIPAPEGDVSAPFKLLISTTDYNDYVGRIGIGKIEAGEIHLHDEAVIRNYNHPDRNESIRITKIFEFEGLERVAVETARMGSIVAVSGVEHIEVGDTLCSPDDTMPLPFVKISEPTLAMRFSVNDSPFAGRSGRFVTSRHLRRRLFKELETDVSLRVEETDSTDEFKVSGRGELHLSVLIENMRREGYEFQVSKPEVLFRNDAKGRRLEPMERATVDVEQDFAGSVIQALGQRRGELVEMSASPTGYTRLIFSIPARGLIGYRQQLLTDTRGTGVLNSEFESYGPYKGDIPRRAMGSLISFETGTATTYGLHAAQERGNLFIRPGEEVYEGQVVGENPKGVDLEVNICKKKQQTNIRAAASDDALKLVSPVDLSLEQMMEFVEVDERIEVTPDAFRLRKEILDNQLRYKSKKRQ, from the coding sequence ATGATACGAGAAGATATTCGAAATATAGCCATTATTGCCCATGTCGATCACGGGAAAACTACGCTGGTCGACGGGCTTTTGCGAACCAGCGGCACCTTTCGTGCCAATCAGGAAGTGCGCGAGCGGGTCATGGATTCCAACGACATTGAACGGGAGCGCGGCATCACGATTTTATCGAAAAATACCGCAATTACCTATCGCGGAACGAAAATCAACATTATTGACACACCGGGCCATGCGGATTTCGGCGGCGAAGTGGAGCGCGTTCTGAAAATGAGCGACGGCGTCATTTTGGTTGTTGACGCCTTTGAAGGACCTATGCCCCAGACCAAATTCGTGCTGCGCAAGGCCGTCGATCTCGCATTGCCGGCGATCGTCTGCATCAATAAGATTGATCGACCGGATGCCCGCGTTGCGGAAGTACAGGAAGAGGTGCTGGATCTGTTTGTCAGTCTGGATGCGCCGATCGAATACCTGGACAGTCCCTTTGTCTATGCTTCAGCGAAAAATGGTTGGGCAAGCGAATCGCCGGACGAGCCTGGGACGGATATGCATCCGCTTTTGGACGTGATTTTGCGGGCTATTCCCGCGCCGGAGGGGGATGTCTCTGCACCCTTTAAGCTTCTTATTTCAACGACGGATTACAACGACTACGTGGGGCGTATCGGCATCGGAAAAATCGAGGCAGGAGAAATTCACCTGCACGATGAAGCGGTCATCCGCAATTACAATCATCCGGATCGCAATGAAAGCATCCGCATTACGAAAATTTTTGAGTTTGAGGGACTGGAGCGCGTGGCCGTGGAAACGGCGCGCATGGGTTCCATCGTTGCCGTTTCCGGTGTCGAACACATCGAAGTCGGAGATACGCTTTGCTCCCCGGACGATACGATGCCGCTGCCTTTTGTGAAAATCTCCGAGCCCACTCTGGCGATGCGCTTTTCCGTCAACGATTCGCCCTTTGCGGGGCGTTCCGGGCGCTTTGTCACATCGCGGCATTTGCGCCGCCGCCTGTTCAAAGAATTGGAAACGGATGTGAGTCTGCGCGTCGAAGAGACGGATTCCACCGATGAGTTCAAGGTCAGCGGGCGCGGGGAATTGCACCTGTCCGTGTTGATTGAAAATATGCGCCGCGAGGGCTACGAGTTCCAGGTGTCCAAACCGGAAGTGTTGTTCCGCAACGATGCCAAGGGACGTCGTCTGGAACCGATGGAGCGGGCGACGGTGGATGTCGAGCAGGATTTCGCCGGTTCCGTGATCCAGGCACTGGGACAGCGGCGTGGGGAACTGGTGGAAATGTCTGCCTCTCCCACGGGATATACGCGTTTAATTTTTTCGATTCCGGCGCGCGGGCTCATCGGGTATCGGCAGCAGCTGCTCACCGACACGCGCGGCACCGGTGTACTCAACAGTGAATTCGAATCGTATGGCCCGTACAAAGGGGACATTCCCCGTCGCGCGATGGGTTCGCTGATTTCTTTTGAGACGGGCACCGCAACGACCTATGGATTGCACGCCGCCCAAGAGCGCGGCAATCTCTTTATCCGACCAGGGGAGGAAGTCTACGAGGGACAGGTGGTCGGCGAAAACCCCAAAGGTGTGGATCTGGAAGTCAACATCTGCAAGAAAAAGCAGCAGACGAACATTCGTGCCGCTGCTTCTGACGATGCGCTCAAACTGGTATCGCCGGTGGATCTGAGTTTGGAACAGATGATGGAGTTCGTCGAAGTGGACGAACGCATTGAGGTGACACCGGATGCATTTCGCCTGCGCAAGGAAATCCTGGATAACCAACTGCGGTATAAGAGCAAAAAGCGGCAATAG
- a CDS encoding glycosyltransferase gives MKILLTSDQSPATVNGVIISSLNLMRELEKAGQDVRLLTLSPTGKSYVDGRCYYIRSVPFNIYPGVRASLAHRDPLIRELITWNPDIIHSQCEFFTYSFVRTIAARCRCPIVHTYHTMYEHYVRYVLPVGNGSGLVAPVMRSRLHDCDVIIAPSAKARDSLRRGHVGDDVRIIPTGIDLQKYEQRISEVRKQELLTALDVPADVPRFGSVGRLAKEKNYSELLCALRAVIDSGRRCMLILTGDGAYRKNLEEETDHLGLRPYVRFAGMIPAERIYEAYQLLDVFLSASISETQGLTYIEALANDLPVLARKDLALDGVVEDEANGYCYTTTDELVKHWNALLDNPEQRQTLAEGAHASRERFGTRLFGERVLHLYREVLQREGPTKFQQTRLLYRLQAMSKAQLQKSDCGRLAERFFAQRARLRFRARKNDHADA, from the coding sequence ATGAAAATTCTATTGACCAGCGATCAAAGCCCGGCAACCGTCAACGGCGTCATTATTTCCTCGCTCAACTTGATGCGCGAATTGGAAAAAGCAGGGCAGGATGTGCGCTTGCTGACCCTCTCTCCCACCGGAAAAAGTTACGTGGACGGACGATGTTATTACATACGCTCCGTGCCGTTCAATATCTACCCCGGTGTGCGCGCATCGCTGGCGCACCGCGATCCGCTCATTCGCGAATTGATCACATGGAATCCGGACATTATCCACTCCCAGTGTGAGTTTTTTACCTATTCTTTCGTTCGAACCATTGCGGCGCGATGCCGCTGTCCCATCGTCCACACCTATCACACGATGTATGAGCACTACGTGCGTTATGTCCTGCCCGTCGGCAATGGATCGGGTCTCGTCGCTCCTGTCATGCGCTCGCGTCTGCACGACTGCGATGTGATTATTGCGCCCAGTGCCAAAGCGCGTGATTCCCTGCGCCGGGGTCATGTCGGCGACGACGTCCGCATCATTCCCACCGGGATTGACCTTCAAAAATACGAACAGCGCATTTCAGAGGTGCGCAAACAGGAACTGCTCACCGCCCTTGACGTCCCGGCGGATGTGCCGCGTTTCGGCAGCGTGGGGCGTTTGGCAAAAGAGAAGAATTACAGCGAACTGTTGTGCGCCCTGCGTGCCGTTATCGACTCTGGACGCCGCTGTATGCTTATTTTGACGGGCGACGGTGCGTATCGAAAAAATCTGGAAGAAGAAACCGACCATCTCGGTTTACGCCCCTACGTGCGCTTTGCCGGCATGATTCCCGCGGAGCGCATTTACGAGGCTTACCAGCTGTTGGATGTCTTTCTTTCCGCGTCCATCTCGGAAACACAGGGGCTGACCTACATTGAAGCATTGGCCAATGATCTTCCGGTGCTGGCGCGCAAAGACCTCGCACTGGACGGCGTTGTGGAAGACGAGGCGAATGGCTATTGCTATACGACAACAGACGAATTGGTCAAACATTGGAATGCCCTATTGGATAATCCGGAGCAACGACAAACCCTCGCCGAAGGGGCACATGCCTCGCGGGAGCGCTTTGGAACGCGCCTGTTCGGGGAACGCGTACTGCATCTTTACCGGGAAGTACTGCAGCGGGAAGGCCCGACAAAATTCCAACAAACCCGTCTTTTGTACCGTTTGCAGGCAATGTCGAAAGCCCAATTGCAAAAAAGCGACTGCGGGCGCCTCGCAGAACGTTTTTTTGCTCAACGCGCACGTCTCCGGTTTCGCGCACGAAAAAATGACCATGCTGACGCCTGA